DNA sequence from the Antedon mediterranea chromosome 7, ecAntMedi1.1, whole genome shotgun sequence genome:
ACACATCTGATCTGCTGCAGAAGTATTCACCCCTTCCGATCCACTACTTCAAGGCAGCAGAGGTTCACAGATTGCAAGCACTGACTCTAGTAATGGCCAAGATTGGTTTTGGCAAAGAAAGAAGATGACTTTAGGAAAAACATGAATGTAAATTACAGATAATTAATGAACAACGGCATGAACCTGCTTGTGACGGACCAGAGACCCAGTGCCATGAGGAGGATGATGTTGAGAGGGTATAGAAAGAAAGAAGCCAGGTTATTATCCACATCCAAGCAGCTCTTACATTGGCATTGCGTCGTCGCACTCAGCAATCGCACTGAGCTATGACCTGGTGGAGGAATGTGACCGTCGGGCCAAAGAGGAGTAACCGTAGCTGGATTTTTCTGCAGATTGCCGATGAAAAAGGTGTGAGAAGGGCACAGTTGATGACCACCAAAATGCTAGGCACCGACTGTTCACTGTTCACCAGCCGATCAGAAGACAATATCTGATGAGAGCTACAGAAATCTGACattacaaacaaacatacagtacCCTTGTAGTGTATAcattaaagcccccttccctacgttttttagatctaatttaagatcacaaactatatttaatgtaaaaataatactatatggtcctattgcgataattttgttcgtctttaaacggttaaaaatgtgaaaaataagtcgattctaataattatagcggcccgctataaatcccaaatgcattgcgcgcggattgatatttttgtttttcacctgtaattcgcccacttttcgatcgatcgtgaggccaaaacaaatggaagactcctaacttttcagtgaaaataccgggttttccccaatttgtatcaacggagtctggcaaaaatagaaagacaattaatgcagcaactatacaacgtcaggctaggtatatagctagcgtaagatgttcgtacgttaccgatgtttaccagctaggcctacaaaactaagcctagctaggctaggcctaagaccgtccacgagaggtcgatcgccgcgagctacttaggtagtgcattgtttctcactttttatcataatttaccataaaacgtacatttaaggcAAGGAATGacatgttttaatgtttttaaagtgatatatatgtattattttccaaaaaacgtccaaaaaaaaaaaattgcagggaaggggtctttaaatctCAGTTTTATCTGAAAGCTGATGACATCGCAAGAATGTCATTTATTAGTCGCAGCATGACACTACAACAGACTACTGCAGTACATATTGCCTAGGACCAAAGCATCTCCACTGGCTTCCCATATAAGTAAACAAAGCATTAATTTCAAGATTCTGCTGACTACTTAATACAACAGTTTGAACTCAACTTCATCATCCTACATTAATGAGCTTATCACACCATATGATATTGTCCTCCAATGTCTTTAAGATCATCAATGCAAAATAAACTGAATGTTTCAAAACACCACTGTTTTTTATGGCCACAGATCATTAATCTTTTCTTCTGCTCATCTTTGGAATGATGTGCCACAAGCTATTAAAGAGGCAACATCAATCGATATTAATCAACATATTTTTACTTCTTATTTAATGTTCTGGTCTAATTGGTTCCattcaggattttttttttggatagaGCTAGTGACGATAACAAACTTTGTTGGTTgctatatgtttatattttccaGTACTTTGGTATTCCAGCGAGCTAACATGGGAGTTTCAAAGTGTTGGCGAATAGAGCGGTCTACATGTTTCCTCTGCTTCTTCATTGTTTTGGTTATCTTAGGATATTTAATGGATCATTTTTAGTTTAGAATCATTGTATTAGGCGCTATACTGTAAAGACtacaattactgtattattgttattatatatttgttatttatcatttattattattactgtacaatGTGTTGCTGGATAAATGTACACAGTGTagttaaaaataacaatgatattaaattcttaaattaaatgatcACAGTGATAACACCTGGAATAAACCAAACTTGATTGATATATACAGAGAGTACTGAATTAGACTCTTTTTTACCTGTCATCAACCCATGGACATTCTAAAAACTAGAATATTTATTCATCATATTTAAAAcctttttaatttaacattaataaacaAGTTAAATCTATAATAGTGTTTttaatacctttttttttttatggtattTTGTGTACATATGGCTCTTCTTTGGTGTTCCATATTGTAGGTGTTTAAGACTTTAAATATTAGAGGTATTTTATGATTCAAGTCTTGttattttgatattgtttaaatatactgtattagaTATTCTCTGAATGatttcagaaaataaaacaaaatggaaCACATGAGAACTTCAATCTATTTTATCGTTTTAAAATAGATTGGAATGtcacatttttatgttttttcttctcttattattattattattttttatacccttttttttatctgaaattattctgtagatattatatttaattattctgCAGGGTAGCAAGCTGCATTGGTGTAAAGTTATAATGCATTACTGTGAGTCATGATACTGTATGAGGCCGGCTGCACAATGATGAAGCAAGTCTGTTCTGTCTTACGGTTTTGTGCTGTAAGCAACACAAGAAATTTACATCAGCAGTCTAAGATACCTCAGGTATATCCTtttatctattaatttattattcaacGAAGTGGTGCCAAAACAGATTcaacaaatcaataaatattgtactgtacattgagTACCACTAACATTCATATTTTGTAAGTACATTTGTAGTGTAGGCCTTACTCATATTCACTAGTGGAGCTGCTTTTTTTTTGCTTCATTGAGACATTTTTTTGCCATATTTTTgggttaaattaaatttatgacAATTCTCTGATCTTGGTATgaataaaatgtattgtatttcaCCATACACACAAGTTTACTTAAAAACAACATCTAAACAATTTGACATTACTTAACAATACTTCTCAGACTTACCCGTTATTATGTTTCAGGGTCTTGTTTATGTGTCAACTTCTAATGATGTATTTGCAAATCTAGCATTTGAAGACTGGTGAGGGGTGACATATTGCCTTATGTACTGTGAGATTTAGTATGGagtataatattactgtattaaaaaacatttcaaagGACTGACTTAATTGTGACTGTCGCAAAACTGTTACTGTTTGAAATGTACATGTAGATTTGATGAAGGTCACTTGAGTTCAGGTTTATATTTAAAGTTGAACTGAATTTGTGTTTCTGTAAACAGAATGGAATAATATAGAGTTTTTATTAGCCGTAACTTATATGATGTCATAGTTGATGTAGTtctcaaaaacaatattaatttagtgtaatttataaatgttttttatattcagTAGCAGAATTCTGACATAAAATTGAGTGCATGACAAGATGGTAAttgtactttttttaaacatttttctaGGGTACATGATAATATGTGTCTAACACACACAAATGTTCTATTTCTATGGAGAAATAATCCTGCTGTTGTGATTGGTCGACATCAGAATCCATGGAGTGAGTGCAATATTAACAAGTTAATTTTAAGTAATATACAACTAGCAAGAAGACGAAGCGGAGGAGGTACAGTTTATCATGTAAGTCAGCATGGTTATTTAAAGCCCATTCCTTACAATTGTTGACATTTTGACAGTATTacattaaaccaggtcgttCCTTAAATTAACGTTTtatgagaaacaatgcactacttAAGTAGCTCGCGTTGAATGTGCTCTCGTGGACTTTATGTTTTGCCAGATCCGTTGATACAAATGGGGAAAACCCAgtatttttgctgaaaagttacgattcttttatttgtttttaaattaaattagatctaaaaaacgtagaaTGTGGCTTTAATGTAATATTGGCCCTATattcaatacattttaatagTATATAGATTGCTGTCTCACAGACTAACATCAATTCACTTAAATTGGACAGATGTGAAGTCAATCCGATTAAGCCAAAAATGAAAGCTGTTGAGATTAGATTTAATGTGTGTCATCGGAACAAGATGTGAAATGATATATAAGTTTGTGCAGGAAACTGGTGGAAATTGTGTAGGATatgtattaaattttaaacgaaTGGAATTATTGAAACAAGTGATAATAACCCTTTTAAACAGACCAAATGTAAAAGATTGATTGATTTCTTTGTTGAATGCTCaataaattggtttattaatacagtacagtaggtagTTCATTAAATGATTTACGGTTTATACATGACACATAGCAAAGAAAAACCTTAAATgcatcacatttaaataatattatttactttcattcattctgtttttgttgttgtttttttaggaTCTTGGAAACTTAAACTGTACTTTCTTTACTGATAGAAGTCAATACAATCGGCGACACAACTTAGAAATGATGGTAGCAGCTTTGAAAGGCTCGTGGCCTAATATTCATGTTTCAATTTCAAACCGAGATGACATTCTTCTTGAGAACTTCTATAAAATATCCTTTGCAATtgtttacataaataaatttatttaggtAGCTCCATTTTAATTCAGAATTCTAAGTATTTATTGAGTATTTTACATAAATTTGCTTTGCATCCAACTGCTGGTGTACTATACCAAACCATTTAATTATATTAGACATTTTAAATGGTTGTTTGTTCTGTTGACAAGCACactatttttgaaaatttgACAACATTATTTCTGCCCTGCCATTTTGTATTTTGCAgtggtgtttcatttttaatttgccatggtgtttcattttcaaatttctgtggcttttttcaaattgcagTGGGTTTTTTTGTAAGTTGCTGTGACTTTGTTTGGAAATTGCCatggctttaaaaaaaatgccgTGACATTTACAGGCCACTGTAAGAGCTAGCTTACAagcaacaaaatttaaaaacaactgtTTATGACAAACGTTATGTATTTTTGCAATGGTATAAATATAgcatatattgtatattaatatgtatttaattttgtgcttgtgtactgtatactgtattgtaAATGTCTTAAATAATTACCTTAATTTTGCAAACATATCAGGTACATCTGCTAAACTTGGCCAATCAGTAGCTTATCATCACTTTACACTGATGTTGTCAGTAAAACTTGCAAGACTCAAGGATGCCTTACATGTAGACATGGTGGGTATTTCAGCTCTGTTAccttttattgtattgttgtatTGTGGTGTACATATCCTATGTACGGTGAAATAAAAATGTGCTAGAGGATCGCAAGAAGTGGTTGTTTAAATTTAtggtgaaatttttattttattaaccttACAAGACacatacataaacaaatattgaGAAGCTTGAAACAAACCTCCATTGTACATAGAATATGATTTAAAGCACAACTTAAATGTgctgaaaataaatgtaaatgtgcacatatttattttgctttttgcAATTATGTTTGTAAGATATgtgtttatatgtattttttaatgaaacttATTTCCTCTCTTATTTGCAAAAATGTTATaccaaaatttgaaaaatagaaGTTTAAAGACTTTTTGTTGCATgtgatgtttaaatattttgctTCTATTTTAACttctatcaaactagtatgatgtgcccaaatatggtagtgatattcccaaatatggtagtgatattcccaaatatggcagtgatatgacatcatgtccatatgggcacatcacattttgtcacataaagtttgattgtgtagacagagttttaatcAACGGTTTTAAATCACAGACAGGATTAGACAGCAAGGCTACAGAAAGTATTCGTTCAACTGTTCGCAATCTCTGTGATGTTGATACCAGTATTAACCACAGGGAAGTCATCTCAGCATTGGCTAAGGAGTATTATTCTGTTCACAAACCACAAGAACAATCAAAGGTGAaacaattcaaattaattagtaGAACTGTAGAGCTAGACATTGTTTTATTAAACAGATTGAAAAGGTAATATATGTTATATTACATGACCAACATTTTCTGTACTGTAGGCCAAGCATAGCATTATAAATTGCGCAAACCTAAAAATACCTGCGCAAACCTCCTCCAAATCACTTATTATTGGTTCTATCATGACTAGGACTACCATAGCAGgtaatttatgaaaaaaaaaaatgaaattgctGTAAGTTGGCTTTTTTTGGGCGAAAATTGGAAATTATACGAGGGTCTTACCTGATGTATAATTGAGATTATATTAGCTTTCCCGGAGGCTTCGATTCACTGGCGACTTCAAAGCCTAAGGTCACGTCACTAGCTAACCGCAGGACTGAATCAGCGACCACTGCACTGGCAACAGGACGATGATAAAACCTAGAAAAGGTGGACTCCTGAGCCCATCCGGCAGCCTGCAAAATGTCCCTTAGAGGGACTCCAACAGAGGCCGAGGCCGCAGCCCCACGGGTCAAATGACCCCGGAACACGTCTGTATCCACACCGGCCTCCGACAGCATGGCCTGCACCCAACGGGTAATTGTTGACGAACACCTTCTTGTGTGGCACCCTGTGGTAAACAGATAAACAGTTGGCCCTCACCCTGCCGCAAAGGCCTGGTTAACCTGATATAGTGCCTGACCCCTTCCACGGGGCAAAGAGAGGACACCGAGAACTTTGGGACTTCTACTCAATGAACTCCCCGACCAACTCTAGCCTGCTTAGGCAAGATGGCCAGCAAAAAACGACGGCGAAACAGTCAAATGGTCGACATTCATCGCATTTAACGATGAGACCCTACCCAGCGTGACTAACGCGAGCAAAAGGGACAGTTTCCATGAAAGTTGACGAAGTTGCAGGCCGTCCCAAGCCATCGTGCGGAGATAATCTAGCACAGGAGAAACCTCCCATGTAGCCACATACCGTGGCTTCAGAGGATTACGATTGCAGAAAGCCTTCCTAAGTGTAGCAAAGACTACACTCCCCTAATGGTTTCCCATCAACAAATTCATGAAACTTGGAAATAGCCGCCATGTACACTCCTAGGGTACAGAAAGCCAGGCCTCCTTCCTCCTTCTCGACCAAAAACTCCTCTACTTTGGTCAAAATTGCCGAAACTGGATCCAAGTGCCGCTGCAGCCACAACAAGCTTGGTATTGCCCCATGGTAGACTGCCAACAACTTTGGACACTTTGTTCGAAAAACCCTCTGCCATGAAACGTCTCCTGAGACTAGCCAAGCCGCTAGGATGAGCCTGTCCCACAACAGATGACGGTGTCCCGAGTGAGGCTGGACCACAAGGTCGCAATGGACGGGCAACAGGATCGGCTCCTCCACAGAAAGGCCCAAGAGAAGGGGGAACCAGGCCTGAGCTCTCAAAACCGGACCTATAACCAAGACAGTCGCTAGGTCGGTCTCCCTAAGAGACAGAAGGGCGGAAATGCATAACCGCTCTCTCTGGTCCACAGAACCGAGAGAGCATCGAACGCTACTGCCCGGGTTGAGGACCCCATGACACGAACCTCGGAAATTGATGGTTGAGACGAGATGCAAACAAATCTATTGACGGCTGGAAGGGCATTGCTACCAGAACGTTCAGAATCCAATCGGTTCGGTCGTTGAAGAAACAAGAATGCATATCTGCCAGGATATTCTCCCTTCCGGTAACATGGGATGCCGACAGGATAATACCCCTGTCCAGAGCCTACCGCCACATTTCGACCGCCAAGTCCGACAAATGGCGAACCTTTGTCCTCCCTCTGTGACGAAGATAGGCCATTGCGGTGGTGTTGTCCAGACGCAGAGCCACATGGAGGTTCCGCAGACCGACCGCGAAGGTCTCGAGCCCCAGAAAAGCTTCCCTCAACTCTAAATGGTTGATGTTCCACTGCCGCTCCAACTCGACCTCCCGTCCCCTGACCGAGACAATGTGCTCCCCAGTCCAACTGGTAGATGTCCGACGTGATCGTTACAGCCAGGCTTTGCAACGGATATCCCTGCCATTGTACTGGTGAAGGCAAGTTCACCGCAGTTCCTCCACTGCTGATTCCGGTAGGACGGCTGACCCCTTGTAAGTAAAAGATCGGAGCCAGCAGGACATCCTTGGTGGATGCCCTCATCTTCCCCAACACCCTGGCCAGAGCCCTGGCTTTGAGGAACGGGGCACTGCTGACCCCGCCGCACAGATCCGACAAGGCTAGAAGCTTGCGGATATCCCTGCCATTGTACTGGTGAAGGCAAGTGTTCCACCACCGCAGTTCCTCCACTGCCGATTCCGGTAGGACGGCTGACCCCTCGTAAGTAAAAGATCGGAGCCGGCAGGACATCCTCGGTGGATGCCCTCATCTTCCCCAACACCCTGGCCAGAGCCCTGGCTTTGAGGAACCGGGCACTGCTGACCCCGCCGCACAGATCCGACAAGGCTAGAAGCTTGTCCGGAGGCAAACTGAGGGACATCGAGACCGAGTCCACCATGTGACCCAAATACCGGATCCTTGTGACAGGGACTAACACCTACTTCTTCCAATTCAGCAGGAGGCCCAAGTGATCCAGGAATTCTATGGTAAGATCCCTCTGAGAAAGGCATAGGTCGTAAGATCAATAAGATGTCATCCAAGTAAATTACCACCTTTAGCCCCAGTGAGCGTAGATGACTCGCCACCGGCTTCAggagtttttaaaatgttttgttaaagTAGAGGTGATATCCGAGATCAGAGAATAAGCGCTAGTGAATCGAAGCCGTAGGGAAAGCGTAAtataaacatcattttttgggtAAAATGTCAGATTTTACAGTGTAAATCgtgcaaacctaaaaaaaacctGCGCAAACCTCTTCCAAATCACTTATTATTGGTTCTATCATAAAAGTTGGCTTTTTTTTGggcaacaaatatttttttggtaaaaaaacCCTGCGCAAACCTCGTTGGTTGAAAAAATATCAATTCTGGATTTACAAAACATTTCAAcaaaagaagacaatttatttttcaaacaataatactttttttgtatGCATTTTTTCTCAATTATTTACAAGTAGGGTTCTTTATAACATTccatttgaaaaataaaaaaataataataatttacaatgcTCTTTTTCCTTTTTCTTTTTGTCTGGTTTTTTAGccctttttaaattattttgtccCTTTTTCATGCCACTATAGTACATGGTGGATTGGTTGTTGACAACTATCCATTTGTGGAGATGGTAACATTTTCCTTCTTAATTTTTGGCATGAAAAGAGAAAATTTATCATAGTATACATTTCTTTCTTCTTCACTCATTGAAGTCCACATAGTCCACTGATCTAGTATAAATTTCTTGAAATCATTTGACAGTTTATACCCTCCCATATTAACAAATGACATTTTCACATCTTTAAATTGCCCCTTAACTAACTTTTCCAACATGATAATTAAATCCGACAGTTTCTTTTGTTTCCAATCTGCAACGGCTTTTATAAAGTGATTCATTGTTATTGTTGGTCCAACTGCCTATTAATTCTGTGTGTTTCCTTTTCCTTTAATTTCGGAAACATCTTATTCAAGTAATGTAGTGCATCTGGTGCAATGACAAATTCACGTAATAAGTTTTCTGTAATAGTAAACGATGCTTCTGACTTTGTATCGAGCAATTTTACAACTTTTTTATGTATGGAAGTTCTAACATTCCTTGGAACTCCAACTTTGTTGGTGAAATAATTGGACAAGTTTTCAAGAATATCCTTTCTGCATAGTGCATGTTTACAATGAAATGTGTCTATAAATGCTTTGTGCATAGCTAGTTCATCATCTGTACCAACtattaaattactaaaatcCTTAACaccattattaattaaattatacttTAAGAAATTATAAAATTCTGAAAATGCTAATTGATCACTCTTATGGTGGAGTAACTCCAGGCCAAAAGAGACTGGATGGTCATTGTCCATTTTAGTAAGAGTTTAGGTTTTTGTATACCATTAGAGTGAGATAAGTTTTGcctaaattaaatgttttatcgaTACCTAATACTGTTTTCCCTGAACAACAAAACCTTTTAATGTCATTAATTTGGTCTTTCGAAAAGTATAAATGCAGGTGCTTGCCCTTTTATGAATACTGCCTTTTGAAGGAATTCACTGTCCGACAACATGTTCAAGACTTCTAAAATCCTGTCGGCATAATTTTGGCTGTATGATTTATAACGGCAACATTTGTTGTTCCTTTTATGTTTAGGTTATATATTTGCTTTCGATTCCTAAGGTGATCTTGTGCATCTTTTAAAATGTGCTTCGGGATCTGTCCTTACATAAGATTGATTGTATTTGGAGTTTCCGTGTGGTTCAGTTACGTTCAGTACTCCTCTATATTCATGTAGAGTTACATATTTTCCATTTATTGTGTCATCGGTGTACGTAATTTTCCGTTCATAATCAGTGTCGCACTTCTTAGAATAATATCGATGGACATTAATAGTTATAGCATTACCTTCCACAACTAACTCAGTGTACTCTTAAACTTTACTCTTTCTCTTGGTTTTTTTGTAAAATCTCCCATCATCTATCTTGTCAACTAAAGTTaaactattactattatttacaaaatatgtatGTTTCACCTTTGAATTCCGTTTCCAGGCACCACAATCATCGTTAAACACATTGTTTCCATTCGTTTTCttaaaacaacacaattattcTTTCCTTTAGGCACAGCTTGTAATGGGATTGAAGAATTTATTTCCTCCCAAATGTTCTCGATACTTAAAAATACACAGTTTTGTAGTTCTTTTAAATTGCCTTTGAGTGGTCTTCACTACTATTACTATTATCATAGGTAACATCCTGATGACCCTCATTGTAGCTTTCGTCATTGGTAAAATGAGATGTGGCCCTGCCAACACCTAAATCAACATCATCTAATTGAAATTGTACATTATTTACATCAAGGTTATTCATTTGAAACTCTCTTAGAT
Encoded proteins:
- the LOC140055037 gene encoding lipoyl amidotransferase LIPT1, mitochondrial-like translates to MILYEAGCTMMKQVCSVLRFCAVSNTRNLHQQSKIPQGLVYVSTSNDVFANLAFEDWVHDNMCLTHTNVLFLWRNNPAVVIGRHQNPWSECNINKLILSNIQLARRRSGGGTVYHDLGNLNCTFFTDRSQYNRRHNLEMMVAALKGSWPNIHVSISNRDDILLENFYKISGTSAKLGQSVAYHHFTLMLSVKLARLKDALHVDMTGLDSKATESIRSTVRNLCDVDTSINHREVISALAKEYYSVHKPQEQSKLYYVDPTDEKSWPGIEDMKEKLKSWKWVFGKSPRFSVERCEGEVSVVIHTYQGRIERIDINTPPDAVDANDTEELVTILTGIRFWSSDILEALNSFLNTRTFTRENQETWKTIEHLIMSTAI